The genomic region cgcacatgaggctgcttagcaagataagagcccatggaattacagggaagttactagcatgggcggagcattggctggtcagcagaaaacagagagtgggaataaagggatcctattctggctggctggcaGTTACCAggggagttccacaggggtcagtgttgggactgctgcttttcacgatgtatgtcaaagatttggaccacggtattaatggatttgtggctaaatttgctgaagatacaaagataggtggaggagcagatagtgttgaggaaacagagagcttgaaatagtttaggggaatgggaaaagaagtggcaaatgaaatacaatgttggaaagtgtatggtcatgcactttggtggaagaaataaacaggcagtctATTAGttagatgggaagagaattcaaaatgcagagatgcaaagggacttggcaatccttgtgcaagataccctaaaggttaacctcagGGTGAGTGGGTTGTGAaggcggcgaatgcaatgttggcattcattcctagaggtatagaatataagagcaaggatgtgatgttgaggctctataaggcacttgtgaaacCATACTtacagagtattgtgtgcagttttgggctccttatttcagaaaggatatactgacattggagtgggttcagagaaggttcgcAAGagtgattccaagaatgaaagggttaccgcaagagtgattccaagaatgaaaggaacatctggcagctcttgagctgtattccctggagttcaggagaatgagggggatctcatagaaacattccgaatgttaaaaggttccaaacagattagatatggcaaagttatttcccatggtatggGAGTCTTGGACAAGATGGCACGACTttgggattgaaggacgtccatttagaacagagacttggagaaattactttagtcagagggtggtaaactgtggaacttgttgccacaagcagctggggagaccaagtcattgggtgtaattaaggcagagatagataggttattgattagccagggcattcaagggtatggggtgaaggcaggggactggggatgactggaagaattggatcagcccacaattgaatggtggagcagactcgatgggctgaatggcctacttctactcctatatcttatggtttatggaaaaaatatggaaaaaaaaatcacttggcTTTCCAAGGTGTCACACTTGACTGTTTTGGTATATCAGGAGCGCCATCTAGTGGTCACACACCAAAGTTTGCATTCAAAGTTCTCTCCTTCAAATTAACTAAATTTAATTGATAAAAAAATACACATTTCCTGTCCTTTCCTTGTacctacattcactttatttCAAGTCGTATCAGTAAAACAGATTCTTTCAAGCACCAGTAAGTCTACTAGTATATGACTGAAGCCAAAaacatacaaacgtttgtacttccATTTATTTAACACATTTTCTGACCCTAGGATGGCTCAAAAGATTTCACGCTCTGTGACATTCTTTCTGTGACCCAGAGAAATGTGATAGCCAATTTGTACACAGCAATACCTAAAACATTCAAAACGTTTGGTGTCTAACAGAACCAAGTGACTAAAAACAAACtgtctgctagaggaactcagtgggtcgagcagcaccAGTTGGAGAGGGGAGGAGTGGGAACAATTTTTGATGTTTTAGATCAAAGTTAATCAGATTACTTGTGACAACAGATTCCACCATCTACTATCTCACGTGTCTGCAAATTTACTCATTTCAAAATTTGTATTTAACCTTTAGAAAGCGATACCGAGAAAATAGTAAAATCCTTGCAATCCTGTTAAGATTTTGTGAAGTTCTAGCTTAAACACCTAAACATGCTAAAACTTACATTGATGTAGCCGAGTATAAAGGGATCCCACACACCAGGGCTTTGGACAGCATCATGCAGGCCGATTGAAGCTTGTCGGAAATACTTGTGCATTTCTTGTGCTGTACTTGAATCGACTGCATCATTAGCTAGGTTTAGAGTAGACATTATTATTTCTTTGGCTGGGGAGGAGGGAGTAAACAACTAGGATTTATATAGCACTTTAAACACAAACATTACTTTCCAGATAAAACACACTGGGCCTTTGGATGAGGTGCACATGTCTGAGGAAAGGAGAAGCATTTAGGGATAGATACCTATGCAACTCTGAGGACGGTGTGAGGATGGGAGGAGAAGACATTAGTACAAATCTTAGAAGTCAAGTGTGAATGAGCTGTACAACAAGACAGGAGAAGAGCATGGTCAATGCATCAGAGTTGAGGAGTGGACAAGCAAGATGTTGAGTTGTCATTAAATATTATGTGTAACACTGATCAGGATTGGAACACTACACTGACAAGTATGGGGTTATTGCAGTTCCAGTGAATAACATAAACACAtcagaagaaagaaaagacatTTTGCTTTAGGGGTGTTCAAATTTAAAATTCTCAAATGGGGCAGGCAACATTTTCTCATTTAAGTAATCACAAGAGCCAGTAAGTCTCATGGGACTCCAGAATTTAACTCAGTTTTGCATTATTTGCTAATTGACATGCAAGAACTGTTGACTGCAGCAAGCAACAGCCTCTGCAGTATTGCCCTAGAACCAGGGAAACAGTAACCGTCCCACCTCTGGCTCAGGTATGGGTGGAGTTCTCTttattatactggctgctttaccaaggtagggagaagtatagacagaatctGGGCATGGGGAGGGCTGCATTTTCCATAACACGTTTAGCAATGTCCACCACTcggcagtttcttgcagtcataggCAGGGCTGTTGCCATAGCAAGCCAGTGCATTGATCAGAATTGGTGAGGCTCCAAGGTGGACATGTAAAgtttccttagccttctgaggaagtagaagcattgatgagctttcttggccacggTATCAACGTGGTTGGACCAGGCCAGACTATTGGCGATGTTGACTCCTATGATCATGAAGTTCTCAACCCTCTCAAGttcagcactgttgatgtaaacaggaacaAGTGCACTAGCCCATTCCTGACATCAAAGATGAACTTCctgctttgctgacattgagggaaaggttgttgtcatgacaccatgtcactagatCCCTTTCTTCCTCCTGCACTCTGactcattatttgagatatggccaACTACGgtggtattatctgcaaacttcatTGCCAGCCAGCACTCAACCTGGATTGCTACAGTACCTAAGGCAGGCAGAATGTTACTTAAGGCCTGCTATTCCGTAGGACTAGAGCACAAAACTGCACACTTAATTCTCCCAAACACGAACGTTTGTAAAAATTTAATTGCTGCATTTGTTGCCAATGCAAACTCCAACTACAGGATGACTTGTTACTCCATCATATCCATACAGAACAAAGCACGGCTCACAGTCATCACTCACCCCTTTCATCAACAGCACGATTCTTTTTAGCCCACGTGTAGTAATCAAGCAATGCCCTGTAACCTTGGATGAGTTTAAGTACTTCTTGCTGAGTTGCTGATTTTTctccatatcgccatgtttcagCGACAGACAATTCCCTGTAGGCTTCATCTGTCTTTCCGTTACACAGTAGGTGAATTGCATGCTCCAAGCAGGCCTTAGGATAGAATGTAAAGCAGCATTTACAGATGGTACCATGCAGCAGGACAGGCTTGTCACCCAAATATACGCCAATGCACTGGATGTCTCAATGCAGTCTATCACGACCAAACCAGGGTCATTTAATGCCCAAGTACTGATTTATTTAATGCTCACATTAAATAAATACAACTGAAATAAGCCTCAGAGTATATTGAGCCCATGAGTCTAATTCCCAAAAAAAAGGCATTAAGGAAGACTTCTACCATGAACTGTAAAAATACTaaacaaaagcattgtatgaagcaaAACCAATTTGTGACACATACCATATAGGAAATTGTGTGCCAGGGATCTAATGATTTCATATTATAACAGCAGTATTTGTGCAACCAAGAAATATGTTACATTAATCTGAATTTTCTTGTTACCTTTAAGTAATATTTCACTCCAATGATTTTCATTTTCCTAGTGAAGGATTCAATGTCGTCCACAGAGCTGCTTGGATGATGCTGAAGGATTATGGCTCCCATCCTCCAAATTGCCTAAAATATCATCAGGGAGCACGTTAATTAAATACAAGCCTACAGATAAAATTCTCACTTTATGCAGAAGTCTTAATTTCAAAAACCAAAATCTTTAAAAACAGAAATTTCAAAAGATTGTCAGGGTAAGGCAGGACAGTACTACAGCCCCTCCAGCCGATCTAGTCCATACTAGCCTTGTCTTGCGCCTAGTCCCGTCTATCTGTACCCAGACTGTAGCTCTCCATATTTCTCTcttctccatgtatctatccaaacttctcttaaaagttacaAGTGAATGTTATCAATTCCACCGGCAGTTTGCTCCAGGCTGAcactatcctctgagtgaaattcTCCTCAGATTCCCCACAACTATTTCACCAGATTGCAATTTCAAATTGCTGCTTGATTTATTCTTATACAAACACAGACCAGGTACAAAGCTGGCTTACATTTTAAACTGCATAAACAATACTTTGTATCAACCATAAATTAGTATGAATGGTCAATCATCATTTCCTATGAATAGAACAAAAACTTCAAAAAGATTCCCCATTAGTATGACAAGATGAACACATTACAGAAGAGATGCAAGCCAGAAAACTAATATAGAGTGCCAGATTAACAGCTTTCTTTGAGATCAGTATGGTTACCATACCATACCCTAATGTGATTTTCCCACAGAAATGCTCGTCACAATTGTCATCAAGAGGCACGAACCGCAAATCATATGCAAAAATAATCTTAGTCGCCCCGGCACCACTACACCACACTATATACCCCATCCTATAATCAAAGTCAAATCAAGCCATATTTGCAGCAAATATTGACAGAATGGTGGTGTGCCACTCTACTGACAATCCAGCAATGCCTGAATGTCTAATCTTATCCGAGAACATCAACTTACTATTTTTTTAATAATGTGAAATTAACTTACAGGGCCAAGAGATTGTTGGATTGCGGCAAAAATCCTATTAACTTGCCAGTGATAATTTCAGAAAGAAAATGACTGCTCTAACTTATCTGCTTTACATGTGACTTTAGACCATCAGTAATGACTTAAAGTGCCTGATAAGCTGTTTAATTACTGGAGGCAGATAACAACACTTTGAAATGACTGCAGCTAATTAGGTTGTGCACGTTCCACAATGTTCCTGGTGCTCTTTACCTTACAAGCTGATCGTTGATTTCTAGGAGAGGTGTCCTCTAACATCTGGAAGTAGTTGGTCATCAGTTCGGCCGCCGTCTGCCAGTCATGATGCAATACAGCTTTGTGAATCCGTCTCAGACAGATTTTGGCTGTTCTTTGGAAGCCACTTTGTTTTCCATCTTTGAGATCTATATGTTGGAAATTTAGTCTTAAGAACTGTAGCATCCTTGTGAAAGGTTAACACAGAGCTTAGAACAGCAGAGCCATATTATTTTATTGCTGGAACCAACAATACTCTTCTAGCTAATATCAACTATATTTTATAAAGTAGCTTTTTACAAAAAGCCATTATTTATtgcataattaattatttttagGTCTCCAGATATTTTTGACATGTACTATCTTTAGTATAGTTTGCATTCTGAATTGAACAGGTAAAACACCACTGCACAGagatcatacattaacccttttgctGTGTTAGCCTCTCATCTTTTACACAGAATACAGTCCAACTTTGACTACAAAAAGCAATCAAATCTGTTAAGAGTCAGAACTGTGGCATTCACTTGCTTAGAATATTTTCAATCATATCGTATTGAATATGGAAAACAGAAAGCATCTTTTGTTACAGCTCCTCCCCAGGCTAGTGACAGCTGACTTGTGTGTAACCCATACATTACAAATATGTCTGGGGACCTGCGGGATGGATTTGCTGACCTCTGCATTTTCTGCCTTACAGGAATACCGTCCTGCTGAGAAATCAGAATGGCTGAGTTAAACATCTTGGTTGCTAAACCTTAGGTTGGCCTCTGCACTTAAACAAATTTTCAGGAGTTGCATATGCAACTTACGAACTATTTGGAAACCTGCTGTAACCTGCAGACAAAAAGCCTGTTTGGTGATCTTCAACAAAGTGTTGGAAATTTTCCATGTTTTTAATGTTATACCACCTACTTGCTTTATTGGTTAGCAAAGCAGTTTGTGATTTTTACCTAGTTGATCAGCTAAATTGTAACTAATATAGGTTGTCCTCAAATGTATGatttcctcactataggaaggatgtggaagcattggaaagggtacagagggagatttaccaggatgctgcctggtttagagagtatgcattatgatcagagattaagggagctagggctttactctttggagagaaggaggatgagaggagacatgatagaggtgtacaagataataagaggaatagatagagtggatagccagcgcctcttccccagggcaccactgctcgatacaagaagacatggctttaagataaggggtgggaagttcaagggggatattagaggaaggtttttcactcagagagtggttggtgcgtggaatgcactgcctgagtcagtgtcggaggcagatacactattttaagagactactagacaggtatatggaggaatttaaggtgggggcttatatgggaggcagggtttgagggtcggcacaacattgtgggccaaagggcctgtactgtgctgtactattctatgttctattaacttCGTAGCTACAAGCAGAACTCCTCTCAATTGGCTTTTGAAATCAAAAGATTTTTATATAAATAAAAACTATCACCTACATGTCCAATAAAAGTGTTACAATGGACACCATTGGATCTCACACACACTGCTTCATACTACTCACACCTCAGTGGACGCTCTGGTCCAAATACAAAACCTGCACGCTCCAATTTTTGGAGCAACTCAcacgacatgctggaggaattcaacaggccaggcagcatctatggaaaagaatgcgATCGATGTTCAGGCCAAGACCGGATAAAGACtgtcttttccacggatgctgcctggccagctgagctcctcagcattttgtgcgtgttgcttagatttccagcatctgcagatcttctcatgtTTCCAATATttggagctgcactcattcaAACAAGCAAACAAAATTCCATCAGACTCCTGACTCAAGCCTTGCACATGGTAAGCAACTTTAAGAAATCAGCGAGAGGCTTTGTCACTGAAAAATCATAGCGGATTCAGGTCTATCTTGTGAACCACAGACACCATTTCCCTGATCAAAAGCAGCCTACATGTCTAGCAATGTTTGCATTATTTATACTTCAAGATGTCTATCATGGAAAAACCGGTTTATCACATTCAGCAAAATTATTTTGAACAATTTTTCCATATCCCTTTAATCACAGGTACTGTTGTCTACTGATGCTCCTACACGTAGCCCCTTCTAATTAAGTGGACATGTAATAAAATTATTAAGAGACAATATATAAATAGCTTACTGAGATGGACATACTTTGAAATTGAAGTACACTTGTAGGCAGGTGCAAATGGATTTCCGGAAGGGAACTGCTGGTCCAAGTTTGTTCCATATTAAGGGAATGATCATTTTCTGCCATTAACTGTTCTATCTCATCATTCATCTTCAACTTATCAATGTGAAGTTAAAATAACCTGGAAATTAGACACTGTATTTAAGGAGGCAGGAACTCAATGTCATAATATAAAGACAATAATATTCAGCATAAAGCAGGATCAAAAATTTTCCTGAATTCACATTAAAATGACCCAATGGAATATTTACTGTAACATAAACAAATGTTCATATTGATTAGTCTATAGATTGAAATCAGTTTTGGAAGGAAGAAAACAATATGCAGAAATGTACATGACTATTTAGGTTAGTATGCATCACTGAAACCACAACACCCTCACACCTCTCCCAAATATGATGTGCAATCCAAAAGTGCCCCTTACGCTGGCATTCTGGCTTGTGTGCAGAGGATTCGCCACACCCAATGAATAGCAAGGCCATGCTACTAAACACAAATCAAAAGCCTAGCTGTTCTAGCAGTATTACTTGGGCTCCTGTTGCATGTTAGGTACCATCAGATACCTCGCAGGGTATCCCTGGGAGGGCAGGAAGCCACACTTATCCGAACTCTTCAATTCATTGAGTGTCCACCCGCAAGTCCAAGTTAGGGGCTGATAACGAATGCTGGAATTGTTTAGAGAATGGTGGTACAACTGGCAAAGAACTAATAATTCTAGGTTCACAGCTTACGC from Mobula birostris isolate sMobBir1 chromosome 8, sMobBir1.hap1, whole genome shotgun sequence harbors:
- the taf1a gene encoding TATA box-binding protein-associated factor RNA polymerase I subunit A isoform X1 is translated as MNDEIEQLMAENDHSLNMEQTWTSSSLPEIHLHLPTSVLQFQNLKDGKQSGFQRTAKICLRRIHKAVLHHDWQTAAELMTNYFQMLEDTSPRNQRSACKAIWRMGAIILQHHPSSSVDDIESFTRKMKIIGVKYYLKACLEHAIHLLCNGKTDEAYRELSVAETWRYGEKSATQQEVLKLIQGYRALLDYYTWAKKNRAVDERANDAVDSSTAQEMHKYFRQASIGLHDAVQSPGVWDPFILGYINLLDFYDGFEEALKVLNDYAYDSRFPPNPNAHVYLYEFLKRHDSSPKKLLKVLRVLYHLVPSHELMLEFNSLLLKSKKSCHHKEGLSVLFCLLDFPTWKEDCSTWKCLMKQMKKAIAQGYSDWIKEQWESRQDWWPAFHFTQYRARKDFEENDTNAYRKALIAGVLMGKGCKYFITIYQLGRKVQKAKLKKMKQYVKDHSLLQLNGH
- the taf1a gene encoding TATA box-binding protein-associated factor RNA polymerase I subunit A isoform X2, encoding MNDEIEQLMAENDHSLNMEQTWTSSSLPEIHLHLPTSVLQFQNLKDGKQSGFQRTAKICLRRIHKAVLHHDWQTAAELMTNYFQMLEDTSPRNQRSACKAIWRMGAIILQHHPSSSVDDIESFTRKMKIIGVKYYLKACLEHAIHLLCNGKTDEAYRELSVAETWRYGEKSATQQEVLKLIQGYRALLDYYTWAKKNRAVDERANDAVDSSTAQEMHKYFRQASIGLHDAVQSPGVWDPFILGYINLLDFYDGFEEALKVLNDYAYDSRFPPNPNAHVYLYEFLKRHDSSPKKLLKVLRVLYHLVPSHELMLEFNSLLLKSRVTQTGLKSSGSHDKIGGLPFISPSIVHVRILKKMIPMLTGKH